DNA from Micrococcales bacterium:
CGACCAGGTGACGGCCAGCCCGCAGGAACTGCACCAGTACAGCGAGAACTCGGGCGCCGCCCTGTTCAACTACCTGCGCAGCGCCCTGGGCACGACCGGTTAGTCCGGGCGATCGTCAGTCGCGTTTCGGCGCAGGCTGCTCCGGTCGCGGCGCCTGCCGGCTCGCGCCCCCGCCGCAACAGACCGTCCAGCCCGTCGCACACAGCCGCTGGAACTCCTCCTGGCGGCGCTGCTGCGCCCTGGTGGGTTTCGGCGCGGACGCGGTCACGAGCGGGAATCGACCGTGACCACCTGCGGCTTCTGGGCCGCCCGCAGGATCGTGGCGGCGATGAGCCCGAGGATCGCGGCGTCGTCGGCGATGCCGAGCGGACCGGCGATGAGTTCGGGGATGAAATCCAGTGGGGAGATGACGTACAGCAGGCCCGCGATGATGAGGGCGACCTGCGACTTGGTGAGACGTGTCATGTATCCATTGTGAAAGCAATATTCACAATTGGCAATACACGCCTCAGGTCATTTGACAATCTCACAGAACCCATAGCGATTACCGCGGTTCCAGGCCGACTCCCCCGGCACGTACCACGTGCGCAGCGTCCAGCCCTTCTTGCGCAACTTCACGCAGCGCTTCTGGGTCTGGGCCAGCATGCGGTTCGTTCCGGGGTAGACCGCGGCATACGAGGAAGGGATCCAGACCTGATTGGTCAACCGGACCGCGTCGGTCTTGGCGCACCGCATGCCGCCCCAGCCCCGGGGGTTCAGGCACACGCTGGGC
Protein-coding regions in this window:
- a CDS encoding DUF1232 domain-containing protein; the encoded protein is MTRLTKSQVALIIAGLLYVISPLDFIPELIAGPLGIADDAAILGLIAATILRAAQKPQVVTVDSRS